Genomic DNA from Candidatus Koribacter versatilis Ellin345:
GAGCCACGGTCGCGAAGGCCATGTCGCGCACCCAGGTGTTGGAGAACGATCCATCCGGCAGGCACGCCACGATCAAGCCGTTCCCATAACGTCCCGGACGGTTCGGCTCGCGGCTCTGCCCCATGCGCAGAACCATCTCGCTCTGCCGCCATAAACGCCGTTCCTGTTCGCCGACTAACTGTGCCGGAGGCTTCACCCTCCAATGCTCGACCTCTGCCAGTTCGCGTTTCGCCAGCTCTTTCGCGCTCAACCCGCCGCGCCACTCTTGGAATTCCTTTACGACGGCCGTCACATCCGCGTCTTTACCCATCGAGACCAGCGCCCAGGCGTTGCTGCGCTCCAGCCACCCCTTGCCTCGGCGTTCCTCGAGCGGAATCATCAGCAGCGACTCTTCCACGTCTTGAAACGCAAACACCTCGATCGGAACCCCCGCGATCATGACACTCTTCTCGATCCCGATCTCGTGTGCCCATTGCACTTCAATTGCGGCATGATTACTCGCCTCCGGCTGCCATCTGGCGATCACCACGCTCTGCCGCAGACCGAACGGCATGAACACCGTCATTTCACCGGCGCTGCTCCGCGCGTGAATCACGTGCGAGTCATCCACGTACTCCGCAACTACGTTCGTCGCCTCGCCATGCCATCCCATTGCCTTCAGGAAGTTCGCCGTCGGTATGCCCTCGCCATACAGCTCCTTCGGATCCGGCCGCCCATAGCTGTAAGGATGGGCATAGAACCTCCTCAGCGCCGCGCTCTCCGGCGACACCACTGCAAACCCAAAGCCATTCCCAGTGACCAGCGGGGAAGCGAAAGCCGGAATCGCAACCAGCAGCGCGGCAAATAACAGCCAGAACCGGAGCCTCATAGCGTTCAGTGTCCACTCCCGCGCACTCCAACGCAACCCGTCATGACGACCGAACTTGTAATGGCGACCGTAGAATCCGCAAACCAATGCGTATTCGCGTCGAGTCACCTTGTGTTCTCGAGCTAACTTTTGTTTCCCGCTTTGTATCAGGGCTTTCCGCTTTGTATCAGGGCATCGCTTTAGCGATGCCGATGCAGCCGGGAACAAATTCCGGGCTTTAGCCCCTGCGCCTGTGATCCACCGCACATCGCCCTGTGCCCCACGTCACGGATTTTCTTGCGCTCCTTCAGCGATCATGAGCATGTGGGGCATCCCCGATCATCACAACAAGCTCTTTGAAAACTTTCTCGCGGTCAGCCGTCCCCTCCGCCTGCAGTACCGCCATCCTCTCCTTGTCATTGCGAGGAGAGGCGCAGCCTCGACGTAGCAATCTGCTTTTTGCGGAGCTAACCCCTTATTTTTGAATATTTTGCGCGGAAAACATGCGCTAAATTCTTGAAAACAAAGATTGGCTCCCGGGGTAGGGGTTATTTGTCAGTAAATAGCAAACGGGACGCCGAAGCGTCCCGCTTTTGCCGCTGGGGGAAGGATTACTTGGTGCCGTTATCGAGCAGTGGTGCCGAACTGTAGTCGCGGCGGTTGCTACTTCCGCGGCCTGACTTGGCCGCCGCCACCGCCTGTGCGCCGAATTCCGGACCGTATTTCTCAAGCAGCACCGGAACCAGCGCGCCCTCCGCTTCTTTCACGAAGACCATCTTGCCGTCGGTGCCGATATCAATCCGGATGAAATCACCCAGTTTGATCTGCCCAGTGGCCACCAGGTTCGCGAGTGGGAAGACCACGTTGCGTTCGATCGCGCGCTTCAGGTGACGAGCGCCGTACTTCAGGTCGGTACCTTCCTGGAGCAAGAACTTCTTCACCAGCGGCGTGCACGAGAAGACGAACTGGTTGTTGCCAGTCGCCTGCAGGATGCGCTGCTGCACCATGCCTAACTCGATCTCGAGGATTTGCTCGAGGTGCTCGGGCTTCAGGGTTCGGAAGACTACGATCTTGTCGATGCGGTTCATGAACTCCGGCGAGAACTTCCGCCGGGCCGCATCCACCGCCGTGCGATCGATCTTCTGATCGAGCTTCGTATCGATTGAGTCTGGTTTCTGCGCGAATCCCATGGAGCCGTTGATGAGATCGTTCATCTCGCTGGCGCCGAGGTTCGAGGTCATCACGATCAGGCACTGCGACAGATCCACGCGACGGTTATCGCCGAGGGTCAAAGTTGCCTTATCGAGAATGCCGAGCAGGAGCTGCCAGAGCGCATCGCTGGCCTTCTCGATCTCGTCGAAGAGCAGGATCGAGAGCTTGATCTTCTCGGTATGCCACTGGTTGAGCGCCTCCTGCGTGAGCAGGGGGTGGGTCTCGCGGTGGCCGAGGTAGCCCGGGGGCGATCCAATCAGCTTGGCGATTTCGTGCGAGTGCTGGAACTCGGCGCAATCGATCTTGATCAGCGCCTTGCTGTCGCCGAAGAGGGACTCAGCGACGGACTCCACCACGCGGGTCTTGCCCGATCCGGTCGGGCCAAGGAATAAGAGATTGCCTACCGGGCGGCCTGGGGGATTCAGGCCAGCCAGAAACATCTGGTAGATTTCGGTAACTTTTTCGACCGCGGGATCCTGACCTACGATCTTGCGGCGGAGGGCTTGATCAAAATCCTGGGCATCATTGCTGCGCCGGTTCGGATCGAGGGTAGCGTTCAGTCCGGTTCTCATAATTTGTGGGCCTTGCTAAAAGTCGTCTTTCCTATTACGGGGCCCGACTCGCGGAGTGACGAGTTGTCCGTTGAGATGGGAGACTCACCTGAAATAGTTGTCAGAGTCCCCGAAATCAATTTCTCGATTTCGTTCTCGTTCTCACCCGTAAACTTAGATGCTGAAAAGGGAAATCGCGGCCACACGTTTGTCCCAGTCGCGCCACTTCACTCAGAACTCATAACCAAGCAAGTTCCCCGCATTCCAAAATTGGCGAGTATTTTGGCGTCTGGTTCTCGCTCGATGAGCGATTTTTTCCTCTGCCACCCGCTGAAATTGGGCACTTCGTGCATCTCAGATTGAAGCAGCCCGACTTCACGGTCGGGCAATTTTGTGCCATGGAAAACCTCTCAATCCACGAATCGCTGTCGGAGCTGTATAAAAGTGCTGACCTCGGCCTGGTGATGGCCGACATGGAGCGCGTTTTCGACGCCAACGAGGCGGCTCTCCAGATGTTCGGGTTCACGCGCGCGGAGATGCACGAAGGCAAGCTGAACTGGCTCGAACTCACGCCGCCGGAGTACCGGCAACTGGACGAGAATGCGCTGGCACAATTGAGGGAGTTCGGCACCTGTGTTCCGTTCGAGAAAGAGTTCGTCCTCCGCGATGGCACACGGTTCCCCTTCATCATCGGCGGAGTGAGGCTCACCCAACAACCACTCAGTTGGGCCGCCTATCTGCTAAGCCTGCGCGAGAACCGCCGCATCGCGTCAGTAGAGCAGAGTGCCCGCGATCTCAAGGCGAAGACCAGGTTGATCAACCACCTGGCGCACGAGTTGAACAATCCCCTCGCTGGGCTGACGTTCGTGATCCACTTGCTTGGCACTCGCCAGGATGTGGCAACGGACGATACGAAGAAGCTGCTCGGCACCGCCTCGCAGTTGGTGGAGCGCATTTCGGCAACGGTGCAGCATGTCTTGGTCGCCACTGGAAACGACGGCGTCTAGCGGAAATCCCGATTGGGACAATCACCTTTTCGAATGGGACAACCGGGGTTATCAGCCCGCCGTTTCTCACCTATAATTCCTAGTTAAGCTGCACCGAGTTCCTTCCAGTCGCATATCTCGTGCTTCGATAGGCAGCGGGAATTGTGTGGAACCGACCCGGCAGTTTGACCATCCAAGAAGTTGCGCAGCGCGCGAAGGAGGCCCTCATGGCCATCCCTGTTACCGAGCTCATCTGGCACAACGGCAAAATGATCAAGTGGGACGACGCCAAGATCCACGTGCTCTCCCACGTCGTGAACTACGGGTCCTCGCTGTTTGAGGGCATCCGCTGCTACGAGACCAAGAGTGGTCCGGCGATCTTCCGCCTCAAAGAGCACATGCAGCGGCTGTTGAACTCGTCGAAGATCTATCGTATTGATGTGCCGTTCTCCGTGGACGAGCTCTGTAACGCCGCCGTCGAACTGGTCGGCGCGAACAAGGTGTCGCCGTGCTACATCCGCCCCATCGTGCTGCGCGGATACGGCGAGTTGGGCGTGAACCCGATCGGCTGCCCGACCGAGGTCTACATGGCGAATTACGCCTGGGGCAAGTACCTCGGGCACGGCGGGCCGGACGATGGCGTAGATGTTTGCGTATCGTCGTGGACGCGCTTTGCGCCGAACACGCTTCCGGCATTGGCCAAAGCCGGTGCGAACTACATGAACTCGCAGCTGATCAAGATGGAAGCCATCCTGAACGGCTACAGCGAGGGCATCGCGCTCGACGCGAACGGTTATGTGAGCGAAGGTTCCGGCGAGAACCTGTTCATCGTTCGCGATGGAAAGATCATCACGCCGCCACTCGGCAACTCGGTGCTGCCGGGCATCACGCGCGACTCGGTGATCCAGATTGCCGACAGCCTCGGCATCGAAGTGAAAGAGCAGATCATTCCCCGCGAAATGCTGTACGTGGCCGACGAAGTGTTTTTCACCGGCACCGCGGCGGAAGTCACGCCGATTGCGTCGGTGGACAAGATCCAAGTCGGTACGGGCAAAGCGGGAGCAATCACGAAGACCATCCGCAAGGAGTTCTTCGCCCTCATCCACGGCGAGGTAGAAGACCGCTTCGGCTGGTTGACCCCGGTGAAGCAGCCAGTCGGCGCGTAGCTTTTCTGGTAGTGAGAAGAGGCGCTTGCGAGCGCCTCTTTGTTCTCGAAAACGGCTCTCAACTCTGGATTTGCAGGTGTTTGGCGCAGATTTCGGGCGCCACCTGCGTGTTATACTTTTAGAGCAATTCGTGTCCTGGAGGATGGTATCGATAAGCGTTTTGTCCGCACCAACGAGCGCATTCGGGCACGCGAGCTTCGCGTGATCGATGACGAAGGCAATCAACTCGGCATCTTGCCGCCATTCGAAGCGCTCAAACTCGCCAAAGAAAAGAACTTGGATTTGGTAGAGGTATCGCCCACCGCACAACCTCCGGTCTGTCGCATCATGGACTTTGGAAAGTTCATGTATGAGACGGAGAAGCGCGAGCGCGCGGCGAAGAAGCACCAGCATGTCATCACGGTGAAGGAAGTAAAGTTCCGCATCAACGTGGATGAGCATGACTACCAGACCAAGAAGAACCATGTATTGCGGTTCCTCGGCGAGGGCGACAAGGTGAAAGCGACCATCTTCTTCCGCGGCCGTGAAATGACGCGGCAGGGGTTAGGACGCGAGATCCTCGAACGCGTGATCAAGGACATTGGCGACAAAGGGATCGTGGAGTTCCGCCCTCGTCAGGAAGGCAATACGCTGCACCTGATCCTGGCGCCTCCGAAGTCGCAAGGTGGGCAGAAGCCGAAACCTCTGCAAGCGCAGGCTCCGCAACAGGCGAAGCCACAGCAAGCGAAGCCGCAACAGAGTGCGGCGCCGGCGGAGCCACAGCCCCAGCCGCAAGAGAAACAGGGCTGAGGAAGTTGTTGAGAGGATAGGAGTTCTTCGACTCCGAATCCGCATATTCTGCGGATTCTCCGCTCAGAATGACATGGTTTCGAGTGCCTTCCGCGTTAGGCGGAAACGCTACTCTCATGTAAAATAGTAAGGATGCCCAAACGGTGGCGACGCTGCCGGGAGGGGTTGGGAATTTTTATGCCGAAACTTAAGACACACTCCGGCGCCGCTAAGCGCTTCAAGAAGACAGCAACGGGCAAAGTAAAGCGCAGTAAGGCTTTCAAGCGCCATATCCTGACTTCGAAGAGCACGAAGAAGAAGCGCCATTTCGATATGGAAGGTTTGGTGAGCAAGGCGGATACTCCGAAGATTAAGCGGATGATCCCTTACTAACTTCAACGCCAAAGTAGCGTTGAAGGCCCGAAACAGAAGTTCCTGAGAGCTGACACCACGGCCGGGAGTTGAGGGCTAGCAAATGCGAGCGAAACGGTACACCTACCGCCAGCCGCGACAAGAAAGCAAAAAGGAGCAGAAATGCCTCGCGTAAAACGTGGAACTAAACGGCGCGCCAAGCGGAAGAAAATATTAGAGCGCGCATCCGGATATTACTTAACAAAATCAAAGCTCTACCGGTCAGCAAAAGAGTCGGTTGAGCGCGCGCTGAAGTTCGCTTACACGGGCCGCAAGCAGAAGAAGCGCCAGTATCGCTCGATCTGGATCGTGCGTATCGGCGCCGCGGCGAAGTTGAATGGCTTGAGCTACAGCCGATTTATCAGCGGCCTGAAGAAGGCCGGGGTGGAACTCGACCGCAAGATGTTGAGCGAGATCGCGATCCACGACCCGCAGGCCTTCGCAGTGTTGGCGGAGCAGGCAAAAGCCGCTCAACCCGCAGCAGCGTAGCAGCCGCTCGAAACAACAGACCCAATTTTTACAGGTGGGCGGCCGATTTGGCCGCCCATTTTGCTTCTGAGAAACGGATCCATGGCTGAACTGTATTCCGTTCCAAAACTCGAAGACTATTCACCGGCTGCGATGGATGCCGCCGTCCGCGATCTGCTGAACGCGCTCGAGCAGGAGGCTGCTAAGCTCTCCGGCGAGAACGACTGGAAGGCGTTCCGCGACCGCTGGATGAGCCGCAAGAGCGGTGTGCTGATGCAGATCACCGAATGGCTGAAACTCGCGCCGAAGGAGCAGAAGCGCGACGTTGGCCAGCGCGTGAACGAGGTCAAGGCAAAGATCGAAGCTGCGGTGGACGCGGCCGAAGCGCGGGTGAACTCGCAGGCGTCGTCGGCGCGCTTGGTCTCCGAGCGCGTGGATGTGTCTCTGCCGGGCAATCGGCGTCCGCTGGGCGTGAAGCACCCGGTGCTGCGCGTACAGGACGAGATCGTCGCGGTATTCAAGGCCATGGGCTACTCCATTGGCGAGGGGCCGGAAGTCGAGAGCGACTACTACAACTTCGAGTCGTTGAACTTCCCGCCGAACCACCCGGCGCGCGACACCCAGGACACGCTGTTCATTGCCGGGCAGGAAAAGAAGCAGCAACGAGATCGCCTGCTGATGCGCACGCATACGTCGCCGGTGCAGATACGGACGATGGAGAAGCAACGTCCGCCGGTGCGCATCGTGATTCCCGGCAAAGTGCACCGCAACGACGCGCTCGATGCCACGCACTCGCCCGTCTTCCACCAGGTGGAAGGCCTCTGCGTGGATACGAACATCACGTTCAGCGACCTGAAGGGCACGCTCGATCACGCGTTCAAGAGCCTGTTCGGCTCGTCGGTGAAGACGCGGTTCTATCCGTCGTTCTTCCCGTTC
This window encodes:
- the rpmI gene encoding 50S ribosomal protein L35; this encodes MPKLKTHSGAAKRFKKTATGKVKRSKAFKRHILTSKSTKKKRHFDMEGLVSKADTPKIKRMIPY
- the rplT gene encoding 50S ribosomal protein L20, producing the protein MPRVKRGTKRRAKRKKILERASGYYLTKSKLYRSAKESVERALKFAYTGRKQKKRQYRSIWIVRIGAAAKLNGLSYSRFISGLKKAGVELDRKMLSEIAIHDPQAFAVLAEQAKAAQPAAA
- a CDS encoding PAS domain-containing protein, encoding MENLSIHESLSELYKSADLGLVMADMERVFDANEAALQMFGFTRAEMHEGKLNWLELTPPEYRQLDENALAQLREFGTCVPFEKEFVLRDGTRFPFIIGGVRLTQQPLSWAAYLLSLRENRRIASVEQSARDLKAKTRLINHLAHELNNPLAGLTFVIHLLGTRQDVATDDTKKLLGTASQLVERISATVQHVLVATGNDGV
- the pheS gene encoding phenylalanine--tRNA ligase subunit alpha, with protein sequence MAELYSVPKLEDYSPAAMDAAVRDLLNALEQEAAKLSGENDWKAFRDRWMSRKSGVLMQITEWLKLAPKEQKRDVGQRVNEVKAKIEAAVDAAEARVNSQASSARLVSERVDVSLPGNRRPLGVKHPVLRVQDEIVAVFKAMGYSIGEGPEVESDYYNFESLNFPPNHPARDTQDTLFIAGQEKKQQRDRLLMRTHTSPVQIRTMEKQRPPVRIVIPGKVHRNDALDATHSPVFHQVEGLCVDTNITFSDLKGTLDHAFKSLFGSSVKTRFYPSFFPFTEPSADMQVSCIFCGGKGCRTCKFSGWIELLGCGMVDPNVFEFVKGNGYDPAKVSGFAFGMGVERIAILKYGVDEIAKFYLGDVRFLEQFA
- a CDS encoding branched-chain amino acid transaminase; this translates as MAIPVTELIWHNGKMIKWDDAKIHVLSHVVNYGSSLFEGIRCYETKSGPAIFRLKEHMQRLLNSSKIYRIDVPFSVDELCNAAVELVGANKVSPCYIRPIVLRGYGELGVNPIGCPTEVYMANYAWGKYLGHGGPDDGVDVCVSSWTRFAPNTLPALAKAGANYMNSQLIKMEAILNGYSEGIALDANGYVSEGSGENLFIVRDGKIITPPLGNSVLPGITRDSVIQIADSLGIEVKEQIIPREMLYVADEVFFTGTAAEVTPIASVDKIQVGTGKAGAITKTIRKEFFALIHGEVEDRFGWLTPVKQPVGA
- a CDS encoding AAA family ATPase, producing MNATLDPNRRSNDAQDFDQALRRKIVGQDPAVEKVTEIYQMFLAGLNPPGRPVGNLLFLGPTGSGKTRVVESVAESLFGDSKALIKIDCAEFQHSHEIAKLIGSPPGYLGHRETHPLLTQEALNQWHTEKIKLSILLFDEIEKASDALWQLLLGILDKATLTLGDNRRVDLSQCLIVMTSNLGASEMNDLINGSMGFAQKPDSIDTKLDQKIDRTAVDAARRKFSPEFMNRIDKIVVFRTLKPEHLEQILEIELGMVQQRILQATGNNQFVFSCTPLVKKFLLQEGTDLKYGARHLKRAIERNVVFPLANLVATGQIKLGDFIRIDIGTDGKMVFVKEAEGALVPVLLEKYGPEFGAQAVAAAKSGRGSSNRRDYSSAPLLDNGTK